DNA from Variovorax sp. V213:
TGTACTGTCCATTGGACGGCCACGTCAGCCCGCTGCGCACGCTGCGCGCCCTGGTTCAGGGCTTCCGTGCCCGCGGCGGCCGTTTGGTAAGCGGGGTGCACGTGGAGCAGATCGAATACAAGGCAGGCCAATTCACGGTGCAGGCTGGCGGCAAGACCTATGCGGCAGGACGCGTGGTGCTGGCCGCCGGCCTAGGCAACAAGGAGCTGGCGGCCCACGTGGGTCTGAACGCGCCGGTGCGGCCTGTGCGCGGCCAAATCCTGGTGACCGAGCGCATGCAGCCTTTTCTTTTCCATCCGACGCATTACGTGCGCCAGACCGGCGAGGGCGTGGTGCAGATCGGCGACTCGAAGGAAGAGGTCGGCATGGACGACGGCACCACCCACGGCGAGCTGGCCCGCATTGCGGCTCGGGCGATCCGCACCTTCCCAATGCTGGCAGACGCGAACGTGGTCCGGTCCTGGGGTGCCCTGCGTGTCATGAGCCCGGACGGCTACCCCATCTACCAACAGTCGACCCAATGTCCCGGCGCGTTCGTGGTGACTTGCCACAGCGGTATCACACTGGCCCCCGTCCACGCAGGCCCTTTGGTGGACTGGATGCGTGGCGGCGCCGAGCCGGCGGAAATCCAGGGATTCAAAGCGGAGCGCTTCGATGTTCAAACCCATTGACCTACCCGCTGCCGAGCAGCGCAAGAGCATCGTCATCCACGTCGAAGGGCGTGAGATCCAGGTCCGCGAAGGCCAGACCCTGGCCACGGCCCTGCTCGGCGCCGGCGTAGTGCATTTTCGCAGGACATCGGTTTCCGGCGCACCCCGAGCGCCGCTGTGCCTGATGGGTGTCTGCTTCGATTGCCTGGTCGAAGTGGACGGCTCGCAGAACCTGCAATCGTGCCTGGTCGAAGTGAAAAACGGTATGCAGGTGCGCCTGCCGACGGGTGCACGCCACATCAAGAACGAGGAGACGGCATGAACAGCCTGAACGCTCGCGAAACCTTGGCAGTCGCCGGGGACGGCGACGGGTTTACCCACGACCTGATCATCATCGGTGCCGGCCCGGCGGGCATGTCCGCCGCCATCACCGCCATGGAAGCCGGGCTGCGCACCATCGTGCTCGACGAGCAACTGCGCGCCGGTGGACAAATCTACCGCAACGTGTCGGTGGCGCTGCCCACCGTCGCGGCACTGCTGGGCCCCGACTATCGCCACGGCAGTGATCTGGTCGACCGGTTTGCGGCCTCGGGCGTCGAGGTGCGCCACGACACGTCGGCCTGGGACATCGGCCACGACCTGACAGTGACCGCACAGAAGGCAGGCCGGTCTTTCACCCTCCGTGCCCCGCAACTGCTGGTGGCCAACGGCGCGATGGAGCGCCCCTCTCCCATCCCGGGCTGGACCCTGCCCGGCGTGATGAACGCCGGCGCGGCACAGATTGCCCTGAAGACCGCACAGCAGGTGCCATCTGGCGCGATCGTGTTGGTCGGCAACGGGCCGCTGCTGCTGCTGGTAGCCTGCCAGCTCTTGAAAGCGGGCGCACGGGTTGCTGGCATCGTCGATACCTCGCCCGCTTCAAACCGCACACGGGCCATGCCGCATGTCGTGTCCGCACTGCGTGCACCAGGCATGCTAACCAAGGGCCTGCGCATGCTGTGGCGACTTCGGCACGCGGGCGTGCCGCATTTCAAACATGCCGAATCGGTTCGATTCGAATCTTCGTCCAACCAGCAGCGTGTCGAGACGGTCAGCTTTGTCAGCCAAGGCCGGAGTCAAAACCTGCAAGCCGACGTCGTTTTGCTGCACCACGGCGTGGTGCCCAACACGCAGATTAGCCGACTGCTTCGTGTGGAACACGTCTGGAGCGATGCCCAACTGACCTGGCACCCGGTCGTCGACGTTTGGGGAGAGACATCGCTTGCCGGGCTTCGTCTTGCCGGCGACGGCACCAGCATCGGTGGCGCGCTTGCGGCCGAGGCACGCGGCGCCATCGCGGCCTTGGGTGCGGGCGTTGCGCTTGGGAAGCTCGACGCCGCACAAGCAGAGCGCCGAGCCCATCCGTGGCGCCGGCAGTTGGCCAAACAAAGCGCCATCCGGCCGTTTCTCGATGCGCTCTACCGTCCACCCGAGTGGCTGATCGATTGCCCGGATGAAACGTTGGTCTGCCGGTGCGAAGAAGTGACGGCCGGTCGCATCCGTGAAATGGCCCGACTGGGCTGCGAAGGCCCCAACCAGACCAAGTTCTTCAGTCGCTGCGGCATGGGGCCCTGCCAGGGCCGCATGTGCAGCATCACCGTGACACAGGTTCTGGCCAAGGCACTGGACCGCGCACCTCAGGAGGTGGGCGCATATCGGGTCCGAGCGCCGCTCAAACCCGTCCGCCTGGCCTCTCTTGCCGCGCTGGCGCATGCCGAACCCACTGCAGCCACTCTAAAACATCCGCAAAGATATAAACATGTCGGACATCCAACGCCATCACTCTAACGCCCGCATTAGCAAGATCGTGACCCACGGCGGGCTTGCTTACCTCAGCGGTCAGACCGCGAAAGGCAGCGCTGTCGCCGAGGCCGGCATCAAGGAACAAACCGCGGAAGTGCTGTCCCGCATCGACGCACTGTTGGCAGAGGTCGGCACCAATGCCAGCCGCCTACTCACCGTCACCATATACCTGCGAGAGATTGCGGATTTCGCCGGAATGAACGCGGAATGGGAAGCATGGCTTGAAGGGAACCATGCCACAGCACCGACGCGCACGACCGTGGAGGCAGCCCTCGCCACCGCCAGCCTGCTAGTCGAAATGACAGCGGTTGCGGCCTTGGCTTGAATTCGCTGCCGATAGTACCTATTCGCACACGCCCTTCGAATGCCAGCAATCGTTGCGTAGCCGCCCCTCAGGTATGCCCGCTCCAGACTGATTGCTGAAGTTCACCAATGACAGCTTCGCGGACTTTCAGTCCTGGGCAGCGAGTCCAAGGGCGATGTCGTGGGGCGTCTTGCCAGGCCGCCAGCAGAAACCTCGACTTGAACCACCGGTAGCCACAGGCCCTACTTGCTGCGCGTTGCCGCAACTGGAGACTTAGCCCTTCCCGATACTCAGGGCTTATGGCGCGCTCCAAGATGTCCAGCCTTCCTTGACGCGGTTTCGCAATGTCTTCCAGTCCTCATTCGGCTGCGCCGCTGCCGTCCAGAACTCGCATACACCCCAGGTCTCATGTGATGCGATGCGAGCGCCAGACCGCCCGATGACTTGGTAGAGCGCTAGCTTCTCGAGCGTGTCCAGTCCGTCTCGAACACATCCACTTAGGCGTTCAAGGGTCAGCCATGACTCAACGATGGCCTCGCTCGCGCGGCGGACCAATTCTGGAAGTGATGCGATGTATGCGATGTCCGGGAGGACCCGCATGACGAAGTCCCGGCTGTTCTCACACTTATTTAGCTTCGTCAGGGAAGCGTTAAAAACCTTCTCCATGGCCGTGAACGGCTTCCCGGCAACCCATGCTTCGAGGAGCGGTAGAAGTCTTGGAATGGCAAATGCCCCTCGCTCCTCCGGCGTCGTCAGCGCAGCAAATTTTCTGCCGAACAAGGTTTCAAGCCCTTCCTGACGAGTCATCTCAATAAAGGCCCTCGGTTCCGACTTCAGCCAATCGAAGAGCCATCGAATCCAACCATTTACTGAAGTGTCACTCGGCGGTGACTGAAGATATTTTTCCAACGAGCGAAGCGTGGAAGCCTGAATGCCGAACTTCGCTGCGAGCGCATTCGACCAATCAGAATCTTCATCCGGGTCTGCAAGCTTCTTTTTGGCCGCGATTGCCGCATCTACGCGAGACTCCAGCCAATTCTGGTCACCGGACAGACCTTTCAGGTATGCGTTGAAGGTTCGAGCCAATATTGCGCGAGACTTAGTCTCAGTCTCTTCATCCGATTCGCCGACAGGAAGGCGTCGAAGCAGATAGTCGGCTGCAACGTGATTCTCCTCATGCGAGTGGATTGAGTCGAGAATAGGCGCGAGCGGGTCCTCGATCGCGAGGCATTGGTCCGATTGAGAAAAAATTTCCTTAAGGCTCGTCCAATGGTCATGGATGAGGCCGACCGAATCGTCGAAGAAGACCACTTGGCTTGGGATGACAAGAACGAACCCATACGAGCTCTCGCCGGCTCGTCCTGCTCTACCTGCGGCGTTCAGTAGCTCGTGGGCCTGCAGACGTTCGAGTTGGTTGTTTGCCGCGTCGAAACGGCTGTCGCCTGCAATCAGAACAATCTGGCTAGGAAGATTCATTCCCTGCGCAAGCGTCGACGTCGCGGCCAACACATGGATGCCGTCTTTGCGACGATACAGCGATTCGTGCAGATGCCGCTCCGCAGGTAGAAGCCGGGCGTGGTGCGGTAGCGCCGATGAAGTCACTTCCTTTTTGGAGGAAACATCAATGTATAAGCTTTCTGCGCAGCCAACTTCCTGCAAGGCAAGGTCAAGAAGTTGATTCTCCTCAGTGCTCAACTGGATTGCGTTCTTGCCCAGTCGCTCCCTGGTGTACTCGGCAGTGCTGTTCGCGTTAACTGTCGTCTGACAGAAGATGAGGGTCTTAAGCACCCGAGAGGAACTGTGGTCGACGGCGGCAGATCCAATGGCCGACGCAACGTTGTTCGCGTTGGGCGTCAGTTTCCAATACTTGCTGAGCGCCAATTGAACCGGCCGGTCAAGCAAGGGAAGCAGTGCGTAGTCGACGCGGTTCGTCGTGTCCCAAGTCTGCTTCAGACCGAAGAAGCCTTGTGGCCGAGCCAGCATTTTTCGCTTTGCTTTTTCAGGGGGCGCGATGGTCGTCGCAGAGGCCTTCAATGACCTCGCGAGGGTGGTCAGTGCGTCGACCTCGGAGCGCGGATACACCAGGCAGCCGCGCACCTGTCGAGTCGGCTTCCAACTCATGGAGAGTGCAAGACACTGTCGATTCATGATGCTCTGGAGCCATCCAGCAATTTGAGTTGCGTTGCTCATCATGGCCGACAGCATCAGCATGTCGGCCTTCGGAGCTAGCTCCACGGCATTGAGCACGCAGAGCATGGAATCGACGGCACGTTTCCCCCGCTCTGTGTCGATGGCATGCAGTAGGTGGCACTCGTCAAAGACGATGAGGCCAACGTTCTCGAATAGTCTCGGTTCGAAGCCCATCAGAGCGAGACATCGCTCCGGCGTCATGACAGTGATTGGAGGAAGACGGACAGCGTCGAATCCGAATGGGTCGTCGCTCGCGTACTCGCGTTCAACATCCGCGTCCGGAAACGCTGTGTCTAGGACTCGCGCCGTTTGGTCTACGAGTGATAGCGTAGGAGCCAGAAACACAACATCCAGCTGCCTGCTGAGTGTGGCAAGTAGTTTCAGTTCAGATAGCGTTGACTTCCCTGCTCCGGTTGGGAAGCTGATTGCAGCGGATGTTCCAACGTCTAGGTAGCCGCTTCGAATGGCGTCGATGTGGTTCGGCCAAAGGTACGGGCGACGGCGCGAAATATGGCGAACTCCCTGCCTCCACCTAGCTGAGTCGCTGCCGTTGGGCGGGCTGAGATTGGCAACACTAGCCTGCGGAAAGTCCCCGGCGAGAATCTTGAGCAACACAGCTAGATGCCGCGGCCCAGCAAGAACCCGAACTATCGTTTGACCTTCATACGGGCTACCGACTGTTCGACTGCAAAGAGCCTCTACTCTCGCGAACTCCTCCTTGCTACTCGAATCCGCGTCGCCAAGCATCTCGGCTGCTAGCGCGGCGAGCGCGTTGTTAATCAGGTGGTACAGCGCATCAATCGCCCGCTCGATGCTCTGGTGACCATCACTAGCTGTACTTGCGAACTCAGACTGCGGCTGAATGTTGGCGAGTTCGCCTTTGGCAAATCGGCGGATTGCGGCCAAGAGCGAAGCCCGATGGGGATTAGACTGAGAGAGGTCTTCTTCAATCTCTCCGGCCATCTCGGCGGCATCAGCACTCGCTCCAGCAATCATGAAGAGCACAGTCGCTGACACCTCAGGCGAAACGCAATCCAGCTCAAGGCGGGAGGCCACCTTTTCCCCAAGGATACGTTCTGCTTGCAGGAGAACGTAGTGCGCGGTACCCGCGACGAAAGCCGCCGAGCGACGATCTTCGCGAGATGGGCTCACCGAGATGAGAGCTTCTTGAGTGCTTGCAAGCTCCCTGAGGAACTTCATCTCTTTGGCGACGTTTGAAAGCGTCTCTGCTCTTGATTCATCCCCTTGGTCGGCTTGCGTGGCTAGGTCACGCAGCCGCATGCGCGCAGCCACGATGGTTGTATATATCCTGGTGAACTCTTTCGAGAGCTGGTTGTTATCCAGTCCATCAAGAACAGGAGCGTGCCGAATCAGTTCTTCGGTAGAAGGGTCAAACATCAAAAAGCACTCCCGAAATTAGAACGTGGCAACTTGAGCTATTGCTTTGGCGGCTAAATTCGCCATCCACGCTCTAACATCGTTGACCACGAAAACTTCTGCCCTTCGACGGTCGCTGTTCCCCTGAACCTTCGTGTCGTAGTCCTTAAAGAGACTCTTTCGAGAAGCTGGTGTGCTCTTGCTTGCGGTAATACTGATGCGATAGCGCCTGGTCGTATTCCAAGAAATCTTGTTGACGGCTGCAGCCGGGTTCGGGTGATGGGCCACTGCCAAAATTCCAGAGGCTTGTTGCGTGATTCTGTTTACTCCATGTCCCGACTCAAACTTGACGAACTCGGGCCAAACATCGTCTCGAACTGTGTCTCTCGGATTCTCGGTCGCCTTGTCCTCGAAAATAATCGTCGCCACGACGTTTTGCGACCCATCAAGCAATATTTCGAGGCCGTCGAGGCCCTTCTCGGCGTGAATCAGGTGCGGAAGCGCAATGAGAGCGCCTGGCCTGTGCACATGGGCCGCAAGCCACGACATAACCTGGAACATCCACCCATCTCGGTGCCAGGGGTCTGCGCCCTTCTGGGTAAGGAGTTCCACAGCGTCTAACTTCGCCGCGTCGTTTGTTAGTGGATTCCCTGCGGGGTTGACCGCGTGAAGAATCTCAGCAACGTGAAATGCTTGACCAATGGCCACCCACGCAATCCACTTTGCAAGGACATCCTCGTCAGGCACTTCCCAGGTATTGCCGGTCCACAGCGAGTCCGTCGTTCCGAACGGAGTTAGATTGATTGGCAAACGACCTCCCCATTGCGTTTGATTTTGTAAGCTAGTCTATAGCGTGCCGGGGACACGAGGCGGGAGGCAGGGGCGCCGGCTTCAACTCGCGCGGTGCGCTTTTGCCATGGTGAACCACTTCGGATTTCCTGGACGACTGTAAAAAATGGGCGGGCCTGCAACTTGCACGTTGAATGGCAGCTAACGGGCGCCGAATTAGTGCAAGCGCAAGACCGCACCCGCTGCGTAGCCGCCCCTCAGGTATGCCCGCTCCAGACTGCTTGCGGTTCTTAAGCCACGACGCCTGACCGTCGCAATCGGGCCCGAACGAGACATTCCGGGCGCTCCAAAGCAGCCGCACGGCGAGCCGCAACTAACGCTCGCTCGACAGTCCACGGCTACCCAAGGGAGATGCCCTTGCCCACCATGCATTTGTTGAACGCGTAAAGAGCCGGCATCTCGCCTTGATAGCGGACGTTGTTTTGCACGCGACCGGAAATGGAGCCTTTGGTCATCGAGCCATCTGAACATTGTGGGGGTGGGACGGCTCGGCCGACCTGCACACAAGCTTCGATGGCAGCTTTCAGGGTGGCGATTTCCTGTGGGCCCCAACGCTGTTGGTGACGGCGGCACGCTCGGCGCCTTTGTCGCTTGCGTTGCCTGCATTGTTTCAATGGCAGCAACGCGGTCGTACATGCCCGTTGCTGCCGCCGCTCCCGCAAATCGAAGATCACTGTGTCGCCGCCGACTTCCGCGGCCTGGTATCGGCCGTCGGGCGAGGTGAATGCGTAGCCCGCCACTTGCCCGGACAGATGGGCGATCAGTGCAACGGACGGATGAAACCTGGTCATGAAGAAGAGACGAGGAAGGCGTGAGCATGACACGCGCTGCCGTCTGATAAGCTGCCGGCGCTCCTCTCCCCCGACTGTTCCTTCCACCCGTCCTTGCGAACGCATTGCGCATGTCGTCCGAAGAAACCCTGCGCCGCTGGCGCCTGATCCTCGGCCGCTATGCGGCGCAACCCCTGTCGCAAACGCAGTTCTCGGCGGGCGACTGGAGGCTCGACCAGGCCCTCGAATATCTCTACGGCCGTGAATACGAAGGCCGCGGCCTGGCCAGGCCCAATGGCGGGCCGGGTTCGCTCGACCCGAGCCAGTTGCGAGCGGTCGACTGGCTCAACCGCTCGCGGAGTCTCTTTCCACAAGAGGTGTTCGAGCGCATGCAGACGCAGGCGATCGATCGCTACCAGCTGACCGACCTGCTCTCCGACCCGGCGGTGCTGCGCTCGCTCGACGCCACGCCCGGCCTCGCCAAGGCGCTGCTGGGCATGCGCGGGCGGCTGTCGGGCCAGATGCGCGACGCGGTGCGCGAGGTGATCCAGAAAACCGTCGACGAGATCACGCGCAAGCTCAGGAACGACTTTGTCAACGCGCTCGTCGGCCGGCGCAACCGCATGCGGCGCTCGCACATCAAGAGCGCGCAGAACTTCGATGCGCGCGCCACCATCGCGGCCAACCTGAAGCACTACGACGTGGAGCGCAGGCAACTCGTCATCGAGCATCCGCGCTTCAATGCGCGCGTGAAGCGCAACCTGCCCTGGGACGTGGTGCTTTGCGTCGACCAGAGCGGCTCGATGATGGATTCGGTGATCTACAGCGCCGTCATCGCAGGCATCATGAGCTCTCTGCCCGCGGTGCGAGTGAAGCTGGTGGTGTTCGACACCAGCGTGGTCGACTTCACGCACCTGGCGCACGATCCGGTCGAGGTGCTGCTCACGGTGCAGCTCGGCGGCGGCACAGACATCGGCCGTGCGGTGGCGTATTGCGAGTCGCTGGTAGGCAACCCGCAACGCACGGTGTTTGCACTCATCAGCGATTTCATGGAAGGCGCCGCGCCCGGGCCGCTCCTGGCCGCGGTGCAGCGCATGGCACAGTCGCGCGTCAAGCTGCTCGGGCTGGCCGCGCTGGACGAATCGGCCAACCCCGTGTACGACCGGCAAATGGCGCAGCGCCTGGCCGACAAGGGCATGCACGTTGCGGCCCTCACGCCCACGCATTTCGCGCAGTGGCTCGCGGAAGTGATGAACTGATGGCCTGGTACGACGGCTATCGCGCCTACGACGACGACACACTGGCCACGCTCGCCAACCCTGGCTTGCTTCGGCGCGCCGCAAAGGACGTGGAGGCGGGCAAGATCGCATGGGCAGAGCAGGGCACCGAAGCCGGGGTGGTGACGGCCGACGGCCAGCGCGTGCAGCTCGATGCACGCGGCCCGCAGCAGGCGCGCTGCGACTGCCCGGCACCGGGCATCTGCAAGCACATACTTGGCGCGGCGCTGTGGCTGCGTGCATTGGAGCCGGCCGCGCCAGGCAGCCCAGCCGGCGCGCCTTCAGACGAGCAGCAAGACAGACAGGCACCGCCCAGTACCGACCCGCTCGTGGAAATCCTCGCGCTCGATGCCGCGGCGCTTTTCAAGGCCGCGGGCGCGGCTGCCGTGCGCCGCGCCGCAGCCGCCGCCAGCAGCGGCGTCGAATGGCGGGTGCAGGGCGGCGCGCTCGTCATGGACTTGCCCGAGCTCGGCGCCTCCTGCCGCTGGGTGGCGGGCGCGGGCTATGCGGGCATGGTGTCCGAGGTGCCTGCCGCGGAACGCAAGGCGGTGCACCTGATCGCCATCGCCGCGCTGCGCACCGCGCACGGGCAGCCCTTCGCATGGCCCGAGAGCGCGCGGCCCGCGCCGGTCGAAGACACCGCGCGCCTGGGCGAGCGGGAGCGTGCGTTCCTGCTGCAGGTGGAGTCGATGCTGGAAGAGCTGCTGACAGGCGGCCTCTCGCACGTGAGCGAGTTGACGTCGGCGCGCCTCCTGGCACTCAACATGTCCGCGCGCGGCGAGGGCTTGCCGCGCCTGGCCGCCTTGCTGCGCAACCTTGGCGGCACGGTCGACCTGCTGGTGCGGCGCGACCACCGCGCCGAGGAGCGCGACGCCTTCGCGCTCATGGCGCGCATCCATGCGCTGTGCGCTGCGCTCGCGCGGGCCGAGGGTGAACTCGCCGTGGCACTGCGCGGCCGGCTCAAGCGCGACTTCGACGAATCGGCCGCACTCGACCTGCTGCCGCTCGGTGCGCACTGGTGGCAGACGCGCGGCGGCGCGCGCGGGCTCACCGTGGCGTTCTGGGATTTGGCGGGTGCGCGCGTGCTGCAGGCCTCGCTCGCACGGCCCGACGGAAGCGACACCGCCTTCACGCGCAGCGGCGCATGGTCCGCAAACGCGCTGTGGTCCGGCGCGGGCGCCGCGCAGAGCGTGTGCGAAGCGGTCCTGCGCCTCGAGCAACCTCGCCTCGCCGAAGACGGCCGGCTGGCGCTCGGCGGCGCCACGCGTGCCCAGCCCCTGCCTGCGTGGGCGGCCGACGACCCGCGCCTGAAGTCGATCGGCTGCGGCAATTGGTCCGAACTTGGCGAGCGCCTGCGCGCCGCCACCGGCCTTGCGGCCGAGCCTTTCGATGCAGTGCTGCTGCGGCCTTCGGACACGCGTCCGCCCGTGCTCGACGAAACACAGCAGCGCCTCGACTGGCTGGTGCAGGACGATGCGGGCCAATGGCTGCGGCTTGGCATCCCCGTCGGCCCGGAGCACCGGCAGCGCGTCGACAACCTCGACCGCCTCACCGCGCGCCGTGCCCCAGTGCATGCGGTGCTGGTGCGCATCGAGCGCTCTGCCGCGAGCACCGAACTGATGCCCGTGGCCGTGCTGAGCAGCAACGCGAAGAAGGCGCTGCAGGCGGTGTCGCTCGACTTTGCCGACGAGGCCGCGCGCACCACTTCGCTCGCCAACCGCATCCTGCGCATGCTCGAGGCACGGCAGCAGCAGCGGCAGGCGGCGCCCGTGGGTGCGCCCACGCTGGCGGCGCGCCTGCTCGCTCCAGTGACAGAAGTGACCGAGACGCAGGCCGCCACCGGGCGCATGGCATTGACCGCGGCGCAGCAGCAGCGCCTGCACGATGCACTCGACCGCGCGGGATCTGTCGGCCTGGAGGTGTTGTCGAGTGCGCTGCGCACGCACCTCGCTGCGCCGGCCGCGGTGCCGTTGTTGAAGCTGGGCTTTCTGTGCCAGTTGCTTGGCGAGCTCGACGGCTTGCCGGAGCAAAGGAAAGCGCAGCCGGCTTAGAACCTTTGGCTTCGGTTGTTTCTGCAGGCCGCGAACTGGCCGAAGCGTCACGTCCAACTGCCAAAATCAGCGCCCAGGAGAACAAGGAGAACGCATGGGATTTCTGGACAAGATCTTGGGCGCCGTCACGGGCAGCGCCGGCACCGCAGCCGCCAACGGCTTGACGCGCGAGCAGGCGCAGCTGTTGAAGCAGGCCTTCGAGCCGCTCGAAAAAGCAGGCAAGGAGCTGCCCCAAAAGGGCGCCGCGTTCCTGGTCGACGGCACGCAGGAAACCGTGCTGCTCGACCTGCAGGCTGCCAAGTCCTTCGAGCCAGGGCAACTGCTCGGAGCCCCCGGCCGCCTGCGTTGGGGTTTCAGCAACTACCAGAACAAGGCGCTGGAGAAGATCGGCAACCAGAGCCTCGAGCAGCGCGGCCGCTTCTACGCCAGCGTGGATGCCAGTGCTCCTGCGCTCGACGTGCTGGTGCGACTGGGCAAGCTGCTTGCTGCAGCCGACGGCGGACAGTCGCTCGAGCATCCCGGCGCGCCGGTGCCCGACTGGCTTCAGTACCTCATCAACGACGCGGTGTTCGCGAGCTTCAACAAGAGCAGCTCCAGCAACGCTGCCGAGCGCGATCTCGCCAAGCACCGGCCCGCGTGGACCGTGCATCTCATTGCAGCCTTGCTCGCGCACGAAGGACTCGATCCGCATATCGCCTTGCAAGAGGTCTTTGAGCGCAAGGGACTGGACAGCTGGTACCACGACCGGCTCGACGGCCTGGTCGAGGCCCCTGCCGTCGCCGACTACATGCGCAGCCAGCGCGGTGCCACCGAGGCGTTGCCCGCAAAGCTGTCGGCTGCGGGCCGCGTTCTGCTGGCCAGGCGCATCGGCAAGGACAAGGCGCTTTTGAACGACTTTGCGCCGCTGTTCCTGCGCCTGGCCATCGACGGCAGCAAGACGGTGCGCGCCGAGGCGACGCCGCACCTCGAGGGCATTGCCGAGGCGCAGCGGCTCGAACTCCTGGGGCAACTGCTGAAAGACGGCGACACCACCCAGCGCACGCAGGCCGCCGAACTGCTTGCGCGCCTGCCGGGTGACGCCGCGCGCGCGTTGCTCGACGTGGCGGCCGGCACCGAGACCAGCAAGGCCGTGCAGCAGGCCATCCGCTCGGCCATGTCGCGGCTCGACGCCGCGGGCGACGCGGGCGAGCTCGAATTGCCCGAGCCGCCGGCCTGGCAACCCTTCGAGGACATTCCGCTTGGTGAAGAGGCGGTGCAGTTGCTCATTGCCAACCGCATCGAGCTGCTCGAGAAGAACCGCGTCGCGGCCGAGGCCGAGATCGAGGAGAACAAGGCCTCCAAGCAGACCTACAGGTACAAGTGGCGCCAGGACAACTACGCCGCCCACAAGAAGCTCACCGACGAGGACATGCGCGTGGCCGTGCGCATGCTCAATGGACAGGGCAGCAAGAACGACCAGAACCGCGCGAAGAACGGCCAGCTG
Protein-coding regions in this window:
- a CDS encoding SWIM zinc finger family protein, which translates into the protein MAWYDGYRAYDDDTLATLANPGLLRRAAKDVEAGKIAWAEQGTEAGVVTADGQRVQLDARGPQQARCDCPAPGICKHILGAALWLRALEPAAPGSPAGAPSDEQQDRQAPPSTDPLVEILALDAAALFKAAGAAAVRRAAAAASSGVEWRVQGGALVMDLPELGASCRWVAGAGYAGMVSEVPAAERKAVHLIAIAALRTAHGQPFAWPESARPAPVEDTARLGERERAFLLQVESMLEELLTGGLSHVSELTSARLLALNMSARGEGLPRLAALLRNLGGTVDLLVRRDHRAEERDAFALMARIHALCAALARAEGELAVALRGRLKRDFDESAALDLLPLGAHWWQTRGGARGLTVAFWDLAGARVLQASLARPDGSDTAFTRSGAWSANALWSGAGAAQSVCEAVLRLEQPRLAEDGRLALGGATRAQPLPAWAADDPRLKSIGCGNWSELGERLRAATGLAAEPFDAVLLRPSDTRPPVLDETQQRLDWLVQDDAGQWLRLGIPVGPEHRQRVDNLDRLTARRAPVHAVLVRIERSAASTELMPVAVLSSNAKKALQAVSLDFADEAARTTSLANRILRMLEARQQQRQAAPVGAPTLAARLLAPVTEVTETQAATGRMALTAAQQQRLHDALDRAGSVGLEVLSSALRTHLAAPAAVPLLKLGFLCQLLGELDGLPEQRKAQPA